In Gouania willdenowi chromosome 24, fGouWil2.1, whole genome shotgun sequence, a single window of DNA contains:
- the LOC114457859 gene encoding dolichyl-diphosphooligosaccharide--protein glycosyltransferase subunit 4: protein MVTDVQLAIFANMLGVSLFLLVVLYHYVAVNNPKKQE, encoded by the coding sequence ATGGTTACGGACGTGCAGCTGGCTATTTTCGCCAACATGCTTGGAGTGTCATTGTTCCTTCTAGTGGTGTTGTACCACTATGTTGCTGTCAACAACCCTAAAAAACAGGAGTAG
- the LOC114457956 gene encoding ethanolaminephosphotransferase 1-like, protein MALYEYVTKEQLAGFDKYKYSAVDSNPLSVYVMHPFWNLVVKFLPTWLAPNLITFTGFMFLVWNFLMLAFYDFDFTASSVGHEHVPSWVWVSAGIFNFLAYTLDGVDGKQARRTNSSTPLGELFDHGLDSWACFFFVATVYSIFGRGESGVGVATLYYILWVVLFSFILSHWEKYNTGILFLPWGYDISQVTISVVYVVTAVVGVETWYQPILWHFLYRDLFTFMIIACSFTVTLPMSLYNVLKAHRGNTLKHSSLYEAFLPFFSPVLLFILSTLWVVFSPTGILEQQPRIFYLMVGTAFANVTCKLIVCQMSNTRCQALSWLLVPMAGVVVLALSGVAISETLLLYLWTTFVILAHIHYGVSVVQQLSDHFNIFAFSLKKANSDUQEEERIGLTEAEV, encoded by the exons ATGGCTCTCTACGAATATGTCACTAAGGAGCAGCTGGCGGGCTTTGACAAGTATAAG TATAGTGCAGTGGACTCCAATCCTCTGTCTGTCTATGTCATGCATCCATTCTGGAACCTGGTAGTGAAG TTTTTACCAACGTGGTTGGCTCCAAACCTCATCACATTTACAGGCTTTATGTTCCTTGTCTGGAACTTCCTCATGTTGGCCTTTTACGACTTTGATTTCACAGCTTCAT CTGTAGGACATGAACACGTGCCTAGTTGGGTCTGGGTGTCTGCAGGGATCTTTAACTTCTTGGCCTACACACTGG ACGGTGTTGATGGGAAACAGGCGCGGCGCACTAACTCCTCCACACCACTCGGCGAGCTTTTTGACCACGGCCTCGACAGCTGGGCGTGCTTCTTCTTCGTGGCCACTGTTTACTCCATATTTGGTCGAGGGGAAAGCGGCGTGGGCGTGGCCACGCTGTACTACATCCTGTGGGTGGTGCTGTTCTCCTTCATCCTGTCTCACTGGGAGAAATATAACACTGGCATCTTGTTCCTACCGTGGGGATACGATATCAGCCAAGTG ACGATCTCGGTTGTTTACGTGGTCACAGCTGTGGTAGGAGTAGAAACCTGGTACCAGCCAATCCTGTGGCACTTCCTGTACAGAGACCTTTTCACCTTTATGATCATTG CCTGTTCGTTTACGGTTACCTTACCGATGAGCCTCTACAATGTCTTAAA GGCTCATCGTGGTAACACTCTAAAGCACAGCAGCCTGTACGAAGCTTTCCTTCCTTTCTTTTCTCCggttcttctttttattttatccaCTTTGTGGGTGGTTTTCTCGCCAACCGGCATCCTTGAGCAACAGCCTCGGATTTTCTACCTCATGGTGGGGACGGCGTTTGCTAACGTCACG tgtaagCTGATTGTGTGTCAGATGAGTAACACGCGTTGCCAGGCGCTGAGCTGGCTGTTGGTGCCCATGGCCGGGGTGGTGGTGCTGGCTTTGAGCGGAGTCGCCATCAGTGAAACGCTCCTGCTTTACTTGTGGACTACATTTGTAATACTAGCACACATACACTATGGAGTGTCAGTG GTACAACAGCTCAGCGACCACTTCAACATCTTTGCGTTCTCCCTAAAGAAGGCCAACAGTGACTGACAGGAGGAGGAACGAATCGGCTTGACCGAAGCTGAGGTTTAA